One segment of Cardiocondyla obscurior isolate alpha-2009 linkage group LG15, Cobs3.1, whole genome shotgun sequence DNA contains the following:
- the Sws gene encoding neuropathy target esterase sws isoform X2, with the protein MEVIELFNKFNESLGTYIFSRWIGRFIEEYHTSKTIFIIATILFLTFLITLIFVVRKWKNKEFLPEVKEFVGVGTGKPRFRKRDKVLFYGRKMLRKVKSIGGQVHPTGQGKKRRAVMRFARRLLQLKKDTAPQQLKVLEPPAEYLEEDLGPGERVPPDALYMLQSIRVFGHFEKPVFLKLCKYTEIMNLPAGSTLFKIGDPDENLFIVQQGLVNVYITGPDGSQISLKVVKTGESVTSLLSFTDVLTGHTSTYKTVSARAVEDSVVVKLPMSAFQQVFQDYPEAFVRVIQVIMVRLQRVTFTALHQYLGLSAELVNQGSHKKKQSPFSGSPVRSRTRENFAPQIAEIPGILSINTLEVHDTSDILQREASNSSTSQPVPISHRRRKSSSDWKNQGSNLQTGNQNSAEMVPECDSHWAAPSVLPMSQSVQGSHTESHSGSIYSSKKRQANETTQQQQQQLDEEQLVQIATDAFVNELGIEDETVLKDKVQIREVPAGTYLMKEESHKDVALVYVLLGSLLVSQRVSEGRDAGQEVHMFSAHQGEIVGGLAVLTGEPSFYTIRAKHASRIALLSKSTFFAIMRDQPTVVLHVAHTVVRRLSPFVRQVDFALDWLFLESGRAVYRQGDESDSTFIVLSGRLRSVITYKNGKKEPVAEYGKGDLVGIVEMVTQTPRSTTVMAVRDSELAKLPEGLFNVIKLRYPIVVTRLINLLGHRILGTWQQPHTKNCNNDTQRAAATVDARPAQVNFSTVAIVPVSDDVPLTAFTYELYHSLCAIGSCLRLTSDVVRKTLGTTIMEPANEYRLTSWLAQQEDQHRISLYQCDSSYTLWTQRCARQADCILIVGLGDRPPSIGRTEREIERLVMRTQKELVLLHKEQNGQRPTNTVQWLNMRSWVSSHHHIQCPKRMFTRRSQYRINELYSKVLMSEPNVHSDFSRLARWLTGTSVGLVLGGGGARGAAHVGMLKAIIEAGIPIDMVGGVSIGAFMGALWCMEKNITTTTQKAREWSKKMTQWWRQIMDLTYPMTSMFSGKDFNKTIQQTFGDTYIEDLWLPYFTITTDITDSCMRTHRHGLLWRYIRGSMTIAGVFPPICDPLDGHLLVDGCYVNNVPADEMLRQGAHHILAIDVGSQDDTDLTNYGDSLSGWWLLWKRWNPFATPVKVPNLPDIQSRLAYVSCVRQLEEVKTSDYCEYIRPPIDKYKTLQFANFDEIKDVGYQHGKTYFEGQSKAGVLPRFNADRENARAMRAKCQAANQQSPSSYTFTDLAQMVCKVARGSRFIDDIDSDSDELEEYEADLEEDAQEVGYASEPTAGILDQSPEDNRLRRRTGVSLSLSDTEAESELEYHPKIF; encoded by the exons ATGGAG gtgatagaattatttaataagttcAATGAGAGTTTGGGAACATACATATTTTCGAGATGGATTGGAAGATTTATAGAAGAATACCATACatcaaaaacaatttttattattgctacaattttatttcttacttttttaatcACATTAATCTTTGTGGTACGCAAATGGAAGAACAAAGAATTTCTGCCGGAGGTAAAGGAGTTTGTTGGAGTAGGCACTGGGAAACCAAGGTTCAGAAAAAGAGACAAAGTTCTCTTTTATGGCAGAAAGATGTTGCGCAAAGTAAAGTCCATTGGTGGCCAAGTGCATCCTACTggacaaggaaaaaaaagaagagcagTTATGAGATTTGCTCGTCGATTGTTACAGCTTAAAAAAGATACTGCTCCCCAACAGCTTAAA gTATTGGAACCACCGGCTGAATATCTAGAAGAAGACTTAGGGCCTGGCGAGAGAGTACCCCCGGATGCTCTGTATATGTTACAAAGTATTAGAGTTTTTGGTCATTTTGAAAAACCTGTATTCCTAAAATTATGCAAGTACACAGAAATAATGAACTTACCTGCTGGCAGCACATTATTCAAAATCGGAGATCCCGatgagaatttatttatagtacAGCAGGGCTTagttaatgtatatattactGGACCTGATGGTTCTCAAATATCATTGAAAGTAGTAAAAACAGGCGAATCCGTTACGAGTCTTCTTAGTTTTACTGATGTTCTTACGGGGCATACAAGTACATATAAAACTGTATCAGCAAGAGCTGTAGAAGATTCTGTCGTAGTAAAGTTACCGATGAGCGCGTTTCAACAA GTTTTTCAAGATTATCCTGAAGCTTTCGTTCGAGTTATCCAGGTCATTATGGTACGGCTACAGAGAGTTACATTCACTGCTTTGCATCAATATCTTGGTCTTTCTGCAGAATTAGTCAATCAAGGATCGcacaaaaaaaagcaaagtCCGTTTTCTGGTTCGCCGGTACGTTCCAGAACCAGAGAGAACTTTGCCCCGCAAATTGCCGAAATACCTGGTATTCTTTCTATCAATACACTAGAAGTACACGATACCAGTGACATTCTTCAACGTGAAGCATCTAACTCAAGCACTTCTCAGCCTGTGCCTATTTCGCATCGACg caGGAAGAGCAGTAGCGATTGGAAAAATCAGGGTTCTAACTTGCAAACGGGTAATCAAAATTCAGCAGAGATGGTACCAGAATGCGACTCGCACTGGGCTGCACCGTCCGTTCTGCCAATGTCTCAATCTGTACAAGGGTCACATACAGAATCTCATTCGGGAAGTATATATTCCAGTAAAAAGCGCCAAGCAAACGAAACGACAcagcaacagcaacaacaGTTAGATGAAGAACAACTTGTACAGATAGCTACTGACGCATTTGTTAATGAACTCGGTATTGAGGATGAAACAGTGCTGAAAGACAAGGTGCAAATTAGGGAGGTACCGGCTGGTACTTATTTGATGAAAGAAGAATCTCATAAG GATGTCGCACTTGTATATGTGCTTTTGGGTTCACTACTAGTAAGCCAGCGTGTATCGGAGGGTCGGGATGCAGGTCAAGAAGTACACATGTTTAGTGCTCATCAAGGTGAAATTGTCGGTGGTTTAGCAGTGCTAACTGGCGAACCATCTTTTTACACAATTAGAGCAAAGCATGCTAGCCGTATTGCATTACTCAGTAAATCAACGTTCTTTGCTATTATGAGAGATCAACCTACAGTCGTATTACACGTGGCGCATACTGTTGTTCGCAGATTAAGTCCTTTCGTAAGACAG GTAGATTTTGCTCTCGACTGGTTATTCCTCGAAAGCGGACGGGCCGTTTATAGACAAGGAGATGAATCAGATTCGACATTTATTGTATTAAGTGGGCGATTGCGATCGGTAATTACTTATAAGAATGGTAAAAAAGAACCGGTAGCAGAATACGGAAAAGGCGACTTGGTAGGAATTGTAGAGATGGTCACGCAAACTCCGAGATCGACGACAGTTATGGCGGTCCGAGATTCCGAGCTGGCAAAACTACCAGAGGGTTTGTTTAATGTGATCAAACTCAGATATCCAATTGTTGTCAcgagattaattaatcttcTGGGTCATCGTATACTCGGCACCTGGCAGCAACCACATAcgaaaaattgcaataatgaTACACA acgAGCCGCAGCAACGGTTGACGCTAGACCTGCACAAGTAAATTTTTCAACTGTTGCTATAGTGCCAGTATCGGATGATGTACCACTAACTGCTTTTACTTATGAGTTATATCACTCTTTATGTGCCATTGGATCATGTCTTCGTTTAACGTCAGATGTTGTAAGAAAG acATTAGGAACAACCATAATGGAGCCTGCAAACGAGTACCGATTAACTTCTTGGCTTGCGCAGCAAGAAGATCAACACAGAATTTCTCTGTATCAATGTGATTCGAGTTATACGCTCTGGACTCAGCGATGCGCGAGACAAGCTGACTGCATTCTAATTGTGGGCTTAGGCGATCGACCGCCATCAATTGGTCGAACCGAACGCGAGATAGAACGGCTAGTAATGCGAACGCAAAAAGAATTGGTGCTATTACATAAGGAACAAAATGGTCAACGACCTACAAATACGGTACAGTGGTTGAATATGAGATCCTGGGTATCTAGTCACCATCATATCCAGTGTCCCAAACGAATGTTTACAAGAAGATCGCAGTATAGAATT aaTGAATTATACTCGAAAGTGCTGATGTCTGAACCGAACGTACACAGCGATTTCAGTAGACTAGCGAGATGGCTGACCGGCACCTCGGTTGGCCTGGTCTTAGGTGGAGGTGGTGCCAGAGGCGCTGCTCATGTGGGCATGCTAAAGGCCATCATCGAAGCAGGTATACCTATAGATATGGTTGGTGGTGTGAGCATCGGCGCTTTCATGGGCGCGTTGTGGTGCATGGAAAAAAACATCACCACTACTACACAAAAAGCTCGAGAATGGTCTAAG AAAATGACACAGTGGTGGCGACAAATTATGGATTTGACTTATCCGATGACTTCAATGTTCTCCGGTAAAGATTTTAACAAGACAATTCAGCAGACTTTCGGCGATACATATATAGAGGACTTATGGCTCCCGTATTTCACAATAACCACAGACATCACGGACTCTTGTATGCGCACGCATAGACACG GTTTACTATGGAGATATATTCGCGGCAGTATGACTATTGCGGGGGTCTTTCCTCCGATTTGTGATCCCCTTGATGGGCATCTTTTGGTCGACGGGTGTTATGTTAATAATGTGCCAG CTGACGAAATGCTACGACAAGGAGCACATCATATTTTGGCCATTGACGTCGGTTCGCAGGATGACACAGACTTGACAAATTACGGGGACTCGTTGTCCGGCTGGTGGTTATTGTGGAAGCGATGGAATCCATTTGCCACTCCTGTGAAAGTGCCAAATCTACCGGATATTCAGTCCAGACTGGCGTACGTAAGCTGCGTACGCCAGCTGGAAGAAGTGAAGACTTCTGATTATTGCGAATACATCAGACCGCCGATTGACAAGTATAAAACCCTCCAATTTGCCAATTTCGATGAGATCAAAGACGTAGGATACCAACACg GGAAAACGTATTTCGAGGGTCAATCAAAAGCCGGAGTTCTGCCTCGATTCAACGCGGATCGAGAAAATGCGAGAGCTATGCGAGCAAAGTGCCAAGCGGCTAATCAACAATCACCCTCTTCATACACTTTCACCGATCTCGCGCAGATGGTGTGTAAAGTTGCACGTGGTAGCCGATTTATCGATGACATAGATTCAGATTCGGATGAGTTGGAAGAATACGAGGCGGATTTGGAAGAAGATGCGCAAGAAGTAGGATACGCGTCCGAACCCACTGCCGGTATTTTAGATCAG aGTCCTGAAGATAATCGCCTAAGACGAAGAACTGGTGTTTCACTTAGTCTATCCGACACAGAGGCGGAGTCGGAATTAGAGTACCATCCAAAGATTTTTTGA
- the Sws gene encoding neuropathy target esterase sws isoform X3 — translation MEVIELFNKFNESLGTYIFSRWIGRFIEEYHTSKTIFIIATILFLTFLITLIFVVRKWKNKEFLPEVKEFVGVGTGKPRFRKRDKVLFYGRKMLRKVKSIGGQVHPTGQGKKRRAVMRFARRLLQLKKDTAPQQLKVLEPPAEYLEEDLGPGERVPPDALYMLQSIRVFGHFEKPVFLKLCKYTEIMNLPAGSTLFKIGDPDENLFIVQQGLVNVYITGPDGSQISLKVVKTGESVTSLLSFTDVLTGHTSTYKTVSARAVEDSVVVKLPMSAFQQVFQDYPEAFVRVIQVIMVRLQRVTFTALHQYLGLSAELVNQGSHKKKQSPFSGSPVRSRTRENFAPQIAEIPGILSINTLEVHDTSDILQREASNSSTSQPVPISHRRKSSSDWKNQGSNLQTGNQNSAEMVPECDSHWAAPSVLPMSQSVQGSHTESHSGSIYSSKKRQANETTQQQQQQLDEEQLVQIATDAFVNELGIEDETVLKDKVQIREVPAGTYLMKEESHKDVALVYVLLGSLLVSQRVSEGRDAGQEVHMFSAHQGEIVGGLAVLTGEPSFYTIRAKHASRIALLSKSTFFAIMRDQPTVVLHVAHTVVRRLSPFVRQVDFALDWLFLESGRAVYRQGDESDSTFIVLSGRLRSVITYKNGKKEPVAEYGKGDLVGIVEMVTQTPRSTTVMAVRDSELAKLPEGLFNVIKLRYPIVVTRLINLLGHRILGTWQQPHTKNCNNDTQRAAATVDARPAQVNFSTVAIVPVSDDVPLTAFTYELYHSLCAIGSCLRLTSDVVRKTLGTTIMEPANEYRLTSWLAQQEDQHRISLYQCDSSYTLWTQRCARQADCILIVGLGDRPPSIGRTEREIERLVMRTQKELVLLHKEQNGQRPTNTVQWLNMRSWVSSHHHIQCPKRMFTRRSQYRINELYSKVLMSEPNVHSDFSRLARWLTGTSVGLVLGGGGARGAAHVGMLKAIIEAGIPIDMVGGVSIGAFMGALWCMEKNITTTTQKAREWSKKMTQWWRQIMDLTYPMTSMFSGKDFNKTIQQTFGDTYIEDLWLPYFTITTDITDSCMRTHRHGSLWRYIRASMSLSGYMPPMCDPVDGHLLLDGGYVNNLPADEMLRQGAHHILAIDVGSQDDTDLTNYGDSLSGWWLLWKRWNPFATPVKVPNLPDIQSRLAYVSCVRQLEEVKTSDYCEYIRPPIDKYKTLQFANFDEIKDVGYQHGKTYFEGQSKAGVLPRFNADRENARAMRAKCQAANQQSPSSYTFTDLAQMVCKVARGSRFIDDIDSDSDELEEYEADLEEDAQEVGYASEPTAGILDQSPEDNRLRRRTGVSLSLSDTEAESELEYHPKIF, via the exons ATGGAG gtgatagaattatttaataagttcAATGAGAGTTTGGGAACATACATATTTTCGAGATGGATTGGAAGATTTATAGAAGAATACCATACatcaaaaacaatttttattattgctacaattttatttcttacttttttaatcACATTAATCTTTGTGGTACGCAAATGGAAGAACAAAGAATTTCTGCCGGAGGTAAAGGAGTTTGTTGGAGTAGGCACTGGGAAACCAAGGTTCAGAAAAAGAGACAAAGTTCTCTTTTATGGCAGAAAGATGTTGCGCAAAGTAAAGTCCATTGGTGGCCAAGTGCATCCTACTggacaaggaaaaaaaagaagagcagTTATGAGATTTGCTCGTCGATTGTTACAGCTTAAAAAAGATACTGCTCCCCAACAGCTTAAA gTATTGGAACCACCGGCTGAATATCTAGAAGAAGACTTAGGGCCTGGCGAGAGAGTACCCCCGGATGCTCTGTATATGTTACAAAGTATTAGAGTTTTTGGTCATTTTGAAAAACCTGTATTCCTAAAATTATGCAAGTACACAGAAATAATGAACTTACCTGCTGGCAGCACATTATTCAAAATCGGAGATCCCGatgagaatttatttatagtacAGCAGGGCTTagttaatgtatatattactGGACCTGATGGTTCTCAAATATCATTGAAAGTAGTAAAAACAGGCGAATCCGTTACGAGTCTTCTTAGTTTTACTGATGTTCTTACGGGGCATACAAGTACATATAAAACTGTATCAGCAAGAGCTGTAGAAGATTCTGTCGTAGTAAAGTTACCGATGAGCGCGTTTCAACAA GTTTTTCAAGATTATCCTGAAGCTTTCGTTCGAGTTATCCAGGTCATTATGGTACGGCTACAGAGAGTTACATTCACTGCTTTGCATCAATATCTTGGTCTTTCTGCAGAATTAGTCAATCAAGGATCGcacaaaaaaaagcaaagtCCGTTTTCTGGTTCGCCGGTACGTTCCAGAACCAGAGAGAACTTTGCCCCGCAAATTGCCGAAATACCTGGTATTCTTTCTATCAATACACTAGAAGTACACGATACCAGTGACATTCTTCAACGTGAAGCATCTAACTCAAGCACTTCTCAGCCTGTGCCTATTTCGCATCGACg GAAGAGCAGTAGCGATTGGAAAAATCAGGGTTCTAACTTGCAAACGGGTAATCAAAATTCAGCAGAGATGGTACCAGAATGCGACTCGCACTGGGCTGCACCGTCCGTTCTGCCAATGTCTCAATCTGTACAAGGGTCACATACAGAATCTCATTCGGGAAGTATATATTCCAGTAAAAAGCGCCAAGCAAACGAAACGACAcagcaacagcaacaacaGTTAGATGAAGAACAACTTGTACAGATAGCTACTGACGCATTTGTTAATGAACTCGGTATTGAGGATGAAACAGTGCTGAAAGACAAGGTGCAAATTAGGGAGGTACCGGCTGGTACTTATTTGATGAAAGAAGAATCTCATAAG GATGTCGCACTTGTATATGTGCTTTTGGGTTCACTACTAGTAAGCCAGCGTGTATCGGAGGGTCGGGATGCAGGTCAAGAAGTACACATGTTTAGTGCTCATCAAGGTGAAATTGTCGGTGGTTTAGCAGTGCTAACTGGCGAACCATCTTTTTACACAATTAGAGCAAAGCATGCTAGCCGTATTGCATTACTCAGTAAATCAACGTTCTTTGCTATTATGAGAGATCAACCTACAGTCGTATTACACGTGGCGCATACTGTTGTTCGCAGATTAAGTCCTTTCGTAAGACAG GTAGATTTTGCTCTCGACTGGTTATTCCTCGAAAGCGGACGGGCCGTTTATAGACAAGGAGATGAATCAGATTCGACATTTATTGTATTAAGTGGGCGATTGCGATCGGTAATTACTTATAAGAATGGTAAAAAAGAACCGGTAGCAGAATACGGAAAAGGCGACTTGGTAGGAATTGTAGAGATGGTCACGCAAACTCCGAGATCGACGACAGTTATGGCGGTCCGAGATTCCGAGCTGGCAAAACTACCAGAGGGTTTGTTTAATGTGATCAAACTCAGATATCCAATTGTTGTCAcgagattaattaatcttcTGGGTCATCGTATACTCGGCACCTGGCAGCAACCACATAcgaaaaattgcaataatgaTACACA acgAGCCGCAGCAACGGTTGACGCTAGACCTGCACAAGTAAATTTTTCAACTGTTGCTATAGTGCCAGTATCGGATGATGTACCACTAACTGCTTTTACTTATGAGTTATATCACTCTTTATGTGCCATTGGATCATGTCTTCGTTTAACGTCAGATGTTGTAAGAAAG acATTAGGAACAACCATAATGGAGCCTGCAAACGAGTACCGATTAACTTCTTGGCTTGCGCAGCAAGAAGATCAACACAGAATTTCTCTGTATCAATGTGATTCGAGTTATACGCTCTGGACTCAGCGATGCGCGAGACAAGCTGACTGCATTCTAATTGTGGGCTTAGGCGATCGACCGCCATCAATTGGTCGAACCGAACGCGAGATAGAACGGCTAGTAATGCGAACGCAAAAAGAATTGGTGCTATTACATAAGGAACAAAATGGTCAACGACCTACAAATACGGTACAGTGGTTGAATATGAGATCCTGGGTATCTAGTCACCATCATATCCAGTGTCCCAAACGAATGTTTACAAGAAGATCGCAGTATAGAATT aaTGAATTATACTCGAAAGTGCTGATGTCTGAACCGAACGTACACAGCGATTTCAGTAGACTAGCGAGATGGCTGACCGGCACCTCGGTTGGCCTGGTCTTAGGTGGAGGTGGTGCCAGAGGCGCTGCTCATGTGGGCATGCTAAAGGCCATCATCGAAGCAGGTATACCTATAGATATGGTTGGTGGTGTGAGCATCGGCGCTTTCATGGGCGCGTTGTGGTGCATGGAAAAAAACATCACCACTACTACACAAAAAGCTCGAGAATGGTCTAAG AAAATGACACAGTGGTGGCGACAAATTATGGATTTGACTTATCCGATGACTTCAATGTTCTCCGGTAAAGATTTTAACAAGACAATTCAGCAGACTTTCGGCGATACATATATAGAGGACTTATGGCTCCCGTATTTCACAATAACCACAGACATCACGGACTCTTGTATGCGCACGCATAGACACG GATCGCTGTGGCGGTACATTCGGGCTTCGATGTCATTGTCTGGTTATATGCCACCCATGTGTGACCCCGTTGATGGCCATCTCCTGCTCGACGGCGGGTACGTCAATAACCTTCCAG CTGACGAAATGCTACGACAAGGAGCACATCATATTTTGGCCATTGACGTCGGTTCGCAGGATGACACAGACTTGACAAATTACGGGGACTCGTTGTCCGGCTGGTGGTTATTGTGGAAGCGATGGAATCCATTTGCCACTCCTGTGAAAGTGCCAAATCTACCGGATATTCAGTCCAGACTGGCGTACGTAAGCTGCGTACGCCAGCTGGAAGAAGTGAAGACTTCTGATTATTGCGAATACATCAGACCGCCGATTGACAAGTATAAAACCCTCCAATTTGCCAATTTCGATGAGATCAAAGACGTAGGATACCAACACg GGAAAACGTATTTCGAGGGTCAATCAAAAGCCGGAGTTCTGCCTCGATTCAACGCGGATCGAGAAAATGCGAGAGCTATGCGAGCAAAGTGCCAAGCGGCTAATCAACAATCACCCTCTTCATACACTTTCACCGATCTCGCGCAGATGGTGTGTAAAGTTGCACGTGGTAGCCGATTTATCGATGACATAGATTCAGATTCGGATGAGTTGGAAGAATACGAGGCGGATTTGGAAGAAGATGCGCAAGAAGTAGGATACGCGTCCGAACCCACTGCCGGTATTTTAGATCAG aGTCCTGAAGATAATCGCCTAAGACGAAGAACTGGTGTTTCACTTAGTCTATCCGACACAGAGGCGGAGTCGGAATTAGAGTACCATCCAAAGATTTTTTGA